Proteins from one Romboutsia sp. CE17 genomic window:
- a CDS encoding Kiwa anti-phage protein KwaB-like domain-containing protein, giving the protein MPYSNSLDRLKNELNEINDGLCLFLKTNTNIYSFRSELTEEQQIEILNPISTCLDGKEYAQYDSLERRVNTVYYIIDGMEEFHAFSNIIDLNNQIINNDVAIATIRTIDTEKIKIIIFKKGDFIFLYRYNSSKLFKQGWKARFNNEEAVVEKENDSILVLSKAIPDIILDTRENCSFILNITQAEYILEIDELFRGTMNNVETNLRRFNLMQEDTIIDFLNEVSGKNTYMRKLHKIQTTQSYQYFYNNIERVPEVLRQYNLNVNFDEINGQIIFDEDTDVGDVLHLFADDYVRRYISERDDVIK; this is encoded by the coding sequence ATGCCATATAGTAATAGCTTAGATAGATTGAAAAATGAGTTGAATGAAATTAATGATGGACTATGTCTATTTTTGAAAACGAATACAAATATATATTCATTTAGAAGTGAATTAACAGAAGAACAGCAGATAGAAATATTAAATCCAATAAGTACATGCTTAGATGGAAAAGAATATGCTCAATACGATTCATTAGAGAGAAGGGTTAATACAGTATATTACATTATAGATGGTATGGAAGAATTTCATGCATTCAGTAATATTATAGATCTAAATAATCAAATAATAAATAATGATGTAGCAATTGCTACAATTAGAACTATTGACACTGAGAAGATAAAAATTATTATATTTAAAAAAGGTGATTTTATATTTTTATATAGATACAATTCTAGCAAATTATTTAAACAAGGGTGGAAAGCTAGATTTAATAATGAAGAAGCTGTGGTTGAAAAAGAAAATGATAGTATATTAGTATTATCTAAGGCTATACCTGACATAATATTAGATACTAGAGAAAATTGTTCATTTATACTAAATATAACTCAAGCAGAGTATATTTTAGAAATAGATGAATTATTTAGGGGGACTATGAATAATGTAGAAACAAACTTAAGAAGGTTTAACCTAATGCAAGAAGATACCATTATAGATTTTTTGAATGAAGTATCTGGAAAGAACACTTACATGAGAAAACTTCATAAAATACAAACAACACAATCATATCAATATTTTTATAATAATATTGAAAGAGTTCCAGAAGTTTTAAGACAATATAACTTAAATGTTAATTTTGATGAGATAAATGGTCAAATTATATTTGATGAAGATACAGATGTAGGAGATGTATTACATTTGTTTGCAGATGATTATGTTAGAAGATATATAAGTGAAAGAGATGATGTTATTAAATAG
- a CDS encoding Mor transcription activator family protein encodes MTNNNNNCDYKGICADMVEVLGEEIVIKLHKYYRGQQITFPMKLYSIEYVERYIVKNYRTKTIKEMCRELGYTEGWIKQLINKNRLNSK; translated from the coding sequence ATGACTAACAACAATAATAATTGTGATTATAAGGGCATATGTGCAGATATGGTTGAGGTTTTGGGTGAAGAAATAGTCATTAAATTACATAAGTATTATCGTGGACAACAAATAACATTTCCAATGAAACTATATTCTATTGAATATGTGGAACGATATATAGTGAAGAATTATAGAACAAAAACAATAAAAGAAATGTGTAGAGAGTTAGGATATACAGAGGGATGGATAAAGCAATTAATTAATAAAAATAGATTAAATTCAAAGTAA
- a CDS encoding PTS sugar transporter subunit IIB: MKIITVCGNGIGSSLMLAMKIQELCDAEGITADVESCDANSAPGKTCDLYVTVKELAPNLDQSKTLIVRSYTNKKKIKEDVLELLKSKSLELNNN; this comes from the coding sequence ATGAAGATAATAACAGTATGTGGAAATGGAATAGGAAGTAGCTTAATGTTAGCTATGAAGATACAAGAATTATGTGATGCAGAAGGAATAACAGCAGATGTAGAATCTTGTGATGCAAATTCAGCTCCAGGAAAAACTTGTGATTTATATGTAACAGTAAAAGAATTAGCTCCAAACTTAGATCAAAGCAAAACTTTAATAGTAAGAAGTTACACAAATAAGAAAAAGATAAAAGAAGATGTATTAGAATTATTAAAAAGCAAGTCACTAGAATTAAATAATAATTAA
- a CDS encoding transaldolase: MNNLKVKIYADGADLNSMLEEYGKGLVKGFTTNPSLMKKAGVKDYKKFGKEVVSKITDMPISFEVFADDEELMIKEAREIATWSENIYVKIPVVNTKGEFNKNVINTLAKENVKLNITAVFTIDQVKDILENLEKDSHAIISIFAGRIADTGVDPMDLVKESVELAKEYKNVEILWASCRELYNIFQAEDSGCHIITVQNSILDKLDNVGKDLTKYSVETVQDFFEDANSLGFSII, encoded by the coding sequence ATGAATAATTTAAAAGTTAAAATATATGCAGATGGTGCAGATTTAAATTCAATGCTAGAAGAATATGGTAAAGGGTTAGTAAAGGGGTTTACTACAAATCCTTCATTAATGAAAAAAGCAGGAGTAAAAGATTACAAAAAATTTGGAAAAGAAGTAGTATCTAAAATAACAGATATGCCAATATCATTTGAAGTATTTGCAGATGACGAAGAGTTAATGATAAAAGAAGCTAGAGAGATAGCTACATGGTCAGAAAATATATATGTAAAAATTCCAGTAGTAAATACAAAGGGAGAATTTAATAAAAATGTAATAAATACATTAGCAAAGGAAAATGTTAAATTAAACATAACTGCAGTATTCACAATTGATCAAGTAAAAGATATACTAGAGAATTTGGAAAAAGATAGCCATGCAATAATTTCTATATTTGCAGGTAGAATAGCAGACACTGGTGTTGACCCAATGGATTTAGTAAAGGAATCGGTTGAGTTAGCTAAAGAATATAAAAATGTTGAGATTTTATGGGCTAGTTGTAGAGAATTATACAATATATTCCAAGCAGAAGATTCAGGCTGCCATATAATTACTGTTCAAAATAGTATATTGGATAAACTAGATAATGTAGGAAAAGATTTAACTAAATACTCAGTAGAAACAGTTCAAGATTTCTTTGAAGATGCTAATAGTTTAGGTTTCTCAATAATTTAA
- a CDS encoding PTS sugar transporter subunit IIA codes for MINNLLNEENVDINVDAKSWQEAIEKVGYLLLANNKIEKRYIDSMIDTVNNMGPYIVMAKGIAMPHSRPEHGAKETSLSIITLKEPVEFGNEDFDPVTMVIGLSSVDSKSHLELLSDLSNIIDDEELIEKAKCCKSKSELITLINEVYSENI; via the coding sequence ATGATTAATAATTTATTAAATGAAGAAAATGTTGATATAAATGTAGATGCAAAATCATGGCAAGAAGCTATTGAGAAAGTTGGATATTTATTATTAGCTAACAATAAAATAGAAAAAAGATATATAGACTCTATGATAGATACAGTAAATAATATGGGTCCATATATAGTAATGGCAAAGGGAATTGCAATGCCTCATTCTAGACCAGAGCATGGAGCTAAAGAAACTTCATTATCAATAATAACATTAAAAGAGCCAGTCGAATTTGGTAATGAAGATTTTGATCCAGTTACAATGGTTATAGGATTATCATCAGTAGATAGTAAATCTCATTTAGAGCTATTATCTGACTTAAGTAATATTATAGATGATGAAGAACTAATAGAAAAAGCTAAATGTTGTAAAAGTAAAAGTGAATTAATTACATTAATAAATGAAGTATATTCAGAAAATATATAA
- a CDS encoding recombinase family protein, which translates to MAAKKAVVYARFSSDNQRDESIDAQLRAINEYADKNNIKIVNQFIDRAKSATSDKRPEFQNMIKFCEADTTGISMVIVHKLDRFSRDKYDSAMYKQKLKVKGIRVVSVLENLDNSPESLILESVIEGMAQYYSANLAREVAKGQKENALKALHNGGDAPLGYDVAHDKTYIVNEEEAQAVKIIFDRYVQGYSYSKIIDELNNLGYKTKRGNKFGKNSLHGILNNEKYTGVYVFNKTQRKGVDGKRNGHKQKSDDEIIKVEGGMPAIINKEIFAQAQEMIQKRKKTPGAHKATTTYLLTGLIRCGECGHAMQGNKRKDSYGNDYISYRCGCRKQKRECSNREIKRDYLEEFILQELENNILNDEAIPVLSKALNEKMNDKNESNAELLKNLEQKLEKVNKEINNILNAIMNGIVNNMLKDKLDELEQVKLNLDLKMNELKTENKSVDSVAITEEQIRGMFSRFKDFVLERNIPECKKFIGDYIKEVIVYKDHVEVVFNVVFSFVEDKVNYNIQCILHR; encoded by the coding sequence ATGGCAGCGAAGAAAGCAGTAGTATATGCAAGATTTAGTTCAGACAATCAAAGGGATGAGTCAATAGATGCTCAATTAAGAGCAATCAATGAATATGCAGATAAGAATAATATAAAGATAGTTAATCAGTTCATAGATAGAGCAAAATCAGCAACATCAGATAAAAGACCGGAGTTTCAAAATATGATTAAATTCTGTGAAGCAGATACAACAGGAATATCTATGGTAATAGTTCATAAGCTAGATAGATTTTCTAGAGATAAGTATGATTCAGCTATGTATAAACAGAAATTAAAAGTAAAAGGAATAAGAGTTGTAAGTGTATTAGAGAACTTAGATAACTCACCTGAATCTTTAATATTAGAATCGGTTATAGAGGGAATGGCTCAATATTATAGTGCAAACTTAGCGAGAGAAGTTGCTAAAGGTCAAAAAGAAAATGCACTTAAAGCACTTCATAATGGAGGGGATGCACCATTAGGTTATGATGTAGCACATGATAAAACCTATATAGTTAATGAAGAAGAAGCTCAAGCAGTAAAAATTATATTTGATAGATATGTACAAGGATATTCATATAGTAAGATAATAGATGAATTAAATAATCTAGGATATAAGACTAAAAGAGGTAATAAGTTCGGCAAGAATAGTTTACATGGAATATTGAATAATGAGAAGTATACAGGAGTATATGTATTTAACAAGACCCAGAGAAAAGGTGTAGATGGAAAAAGAAATGGTCATAAGCAAAAGAGTGATGATGAAATAATAAAGGTAGAAGGTGGTATGCCAGCTATAATTAATAAAGAGATATTTGCACAAGCACAAGAGATGATTCAAAAAAGAAAGAAAACTCCAGGTGCACATAAAGCAACTACAACATATCTATTAACAGGACTAATTAGATGTGGGGAATGTGGACATGCAATGCAAGGTAATAAAAGAAAGGACTCTTATGGAAATGATTATATTTCATATAGATGTGGATGTAGAAAACAAAAGAGGGAATGTAGTAATAGAGAGATAAAAAGAGACTATTTAGAAGAGTTTATATTACAGGAACTTGAAAATAACATATTAAATGATGAAGCTATACCAGTTTTAAGTAAGGCATTGAATGAGAAAATGAATGATAAGAATGAAAGTAATGCAGAGTTACTTAAAAATTTAGAACAAAAGTTAGAGAAAGTAAATAAAGAGATAAATAATATACTAAATGCTATAATGAATGGTATAGTAAATAACATGTTAAAAGATAAGCTTGATGAGCTGGAACAAGTGAAGCTAAATTTGGATTTAAAAATGAATGAATTAAAGACAGAAAATAAATCTGTAGATAGTGTAGCTATAACAGAAGAACAAATAAGAGGTATGTTTTCAAGATTTAAAGATTTTGTACTAGAGAGAAATATACCAGAATGTAAGAAGTTTATAGGAGACTATATAAAGGAAGTAATCGTATATAAAGACCATGTTGAAGTTGTATTCAATGTGGTCTTTTCTTTTGTTGAGGATAAAGTAAATTATAATATACAGTGTATTCTACATAGATGA
- a CDS encoding BglG family transcription antiterminator, with amino-acid sequence MLNSRCIKILEMLSRDDNTYSVDYIANKFNVSNRMIRYDIDAINNYLRKYNINEIEKKPNSPIKLNITKEEKESIENLIKNLNIQTYILSNNERCGILLYELLSLNNECTYSYLQEKLLVSKSTIVSDLKKAKEWLKQYDISIVKSSNKGILIEGLEVNIRRAMADLLITNNEYNIMITLEKLYTKENSDTIKNFRKIQLSSSNIEYIKGLVRELESSFGTFSDNDFMNIVIYIYIIVNRNIDKRFIDDNIYKSIEVEYTKEHIEVCKLIEKLNDKFSLNINKQEICYLSSIILSSSKNNKNIFESKDYLEASSLANSIILQIRKQYIKDFSMDSKLYKSFINHINNLIFRIRFNILTYNPVCSLIMKNYKEEFLISKDISQIFEEKFNWKANDDELSYMTMYIYTAKENMKTRLKEDKKNIIIACNSGFATARLLEYRINNIFNVNIVAITSIHDINTYKDYEDIDYIISTTDINNCYFAPVITVPAIFNESDVDNLKQYLNYKVNKEKTYTANDLIKIIESSCTIENKDKLISDIEKYLKTGSRNLKSLKHCISKSNIQLNVDADSWEDGVRISAKPLIDEKIIEEGYVDAIIDNINKLGSYIVVDDMIAMPHARPGNYVNDFGISITTFKNPIKIGSYDDIKIFITISSPDDDSHIDFITQIMKLIDNEEFINLLENASSSDDILDYINYI; translated from the coding sequence ATGTTAAACTCAAGATGTATAAAAATTTTAGAAATGCTATCTAGAGATGATAACACATACAGTGTAGACTATATAGCAAATAAATTTAATGTATCAAATAGAATGATTAGATATGATATAGACGCTATAAATAACTATTTAAGAAAATATAATATTAATGAAATAGAAAAAAAGCCTAATTCTCCAATTAAGTTAAATATAACTAAAGAAGAAAAAGAAAGTATAGAAAACCTAATAAAAAATCTTAATATTCAAACCTATATACTATCTAATAACGAAAGATGTGGAATCTTATTATATGAACTTTTAAGTTTGAATAACGAATGTACGTACTCTTATCTTCAAGAAAAATTATTAGTAAGTAAAAGTACGATAGTATCTGATTTAAAAAAGGCCAAAGAATGGTTAAAACAGTATGATATAAGTATAGTTAAATCAAGTAATAAGGGGATTTTAATTGAAGGTTTAGAAGTAAATATAAGAAGAGCTATGGCAGACTTATTAATAACAAATAATGAGTACAATATAATGATAACTCTAGAAAAATTATATACAAAAGAAAATTCGGATACAATAAAAAACTTTAGAAAAATACAACTATCATCGAGTAATATAGAATATATAAAAGGATTAGTAAGGGAATTAGAATCAAGCTTTGGCACATTTTCAGATAATGACTTTATGAATATAGTAATATACATATATATAATCGTTAATAGAAACATAGATAAAAGGTTTATAGATGATAATATATACAAATCAATAGAAGTTGAATATACAAAAGAGCACATAGAGGTGTGTAAACTTATAGAGAAGCTGAATGATAAGTTTTCTTTGAACATAAATAAACAAGAAATATGCTATTTATCCTCAATTATATTATCTTCAAGTAAAAATAATAAAAATATATTTGAATCTAAAGATTACTTAGAAGCAAGTAGCTTAGCAAATTCAATAATACTTCAAATAAGAAAGCAATATATAAAAGATTTTAGTATGGATTCAAAGTTATATAAATCCTTTATAAATCATATAAATAATTTAATTTTTAGAATACGATTTAATATACTAACTTATAATCCAGTATGCAGCTTAATAATGAAAAATTACAAAGAAGAGTTTTTAATATCAAAAGATATTTCACAAATTTTTGAAGAAAAATTTAATTGGAAAGCAAATGATGATGAACTAAGTTATATGACAATGTATATATACACAGCAAAAGAAAATATGAAAACAAGGCTAAAAGAAGATAAAAAGAATATAATAATAGCCTGTAATTCCGGATTTGCAACAGCTAGATTATTAGAATATAGAATCAATAATATATTTAATGTTAATATAGTGGCAATAACATCAATACACGATATAAATACATATAAAGATTATGAAGATATAGATTATATAATATCAACAACAGATATAAATAATTGTTACTTTGCACCAGTTATAACAGTTCCAGCTATATTTAATGAAAGTGATGTAGATAATTTAAAACAATACTTAAACTATAAGGTTAATAAAGAAAAAACATATACTGCAAATGATTTAATAAAAATTATAGAAAGTAGTTGTACTATAGAAAATAAAGATAAATTAATTTCAGATATAGAAAAGTACTTAAAGACAGGTAGTAGGAATTTAAAAAGTTTAAAACATTGTATAAGTAAATCTAATATACAGTTAAATGTTGATGCAGATAGCTGGGAAGATGGAGTAAGAATAAGTGCTAAACCACTAATTGATGAAAAAATAATTGAAGAAGGATACGTAGATGCAATTATTGATAATATAAATAAGTTGGGATCTTATATTGTTGTAGATGATATGATAGCTATGCCACATGCAAGGCCTGGAAATTATGTAAATGATTTTGGAATATCGATAACTACTTTTAAGAATCCAATTAAGATTGGGTCTTATGATGATATAAAGATATTTATAACGATATCAAGTCCAGATGATGATAGTCATATAGATTTCATTACTCAGATTATGAAGCTTATAGATAATGAAGAGTTTATAAATTTATTAGAAAATGCATCTTCGAGTGATGACATTTTGGATTATATTAATTATATATAA
- a CDS encoding YcjF family protein: protein MQDFDFISETIKKFQSDLENMAKVNILVVGKTGVGKSTLINNIFREELAETGIGRPVTQHLKKISKEGLPINLYDTKGLELEEDVQETIKKEILDEIENCNRNSLERNDKSELMHVCWYCINTSVARCEETDIKWINELSEKIPVIVVLTQGFPRKKARELKSSIDDLNLNCKNVIPVLAEQLVEEEDEIVIKSYGLDKLVEVTYQVIPKEVKKAFVNVQKVDIKKKVEESRKWVLGYVGGSGAIGFSPIPFSDAPLLATAQVAMISHITVIFGLQVDKALLTAIVSSIGGVTSATLLGKTLVSNILKFIPGAGTIAGGAISGSVAALTTTALGMAYISVLEYILNENMKGNEVNNTEIAEKMKDAYKDQLGMLSKK, encoded by the coding sequence ATGCAAGATTTTGATTTTATAAGTGAGACAATAAAGAAATTTCAATCCGATTTAGAAAACATGGCTAAGGTAAATATACTTGTTGTAGGTAAAACAGGAGTAGGTAAAAGTACATTAATAAATAATATATTTAGAGAAGAATTAGCAGAAACTGGAATTGGTAGACCTGTAACACAACACTTGAAAAAAATAAGCAAAGAAGGATTACCAATAAATTTATACGATACAAAGGGATTAGAGTTAGAAGAAGATGTGCAAGAGACTATAAAAAAAGAGATATTAGATGAAATAGAAAATTGTAATAGAAATTCATTAGAAAGAAATGATAAAAGTGAGTTAATGCATGTATGTTGGTATTGTATAAATACATCAGTAGCTAGATGTGAAGAAACTGATATAAAATGGATAAATGAGTTAAGTGAAAAGATACCAGTAATAGTTGTATTGACACAAGGATTCCCAAGAAAAAAAGCAAGAGAATTAAAATCTAGTATTGATGATTTAAATTTAAACTGTAAGAATGTAATTCCAGTTTTGGCAGAGCAACTAGTAGAAGAAGAGGATGAGATAGTTATAAAGTCATATGGTTTAGATAAATTAGTAGAAGTTACATATCAAGTAATACCAAAAGAGGTCAAGAAAGCTTTTGTTAATGTACAAAAGGTAGATATAAAAAAAAAGGTTGAAGAGTCGAGAAAATGGGTTTTAGGATATGTAGGAGGATCAGGAGCAATAGGATTTTCACCAATACCATTTTCAGATGCTCCATTATTAGCAACCGCACAAGTTGCTATGATATCTCATATAACAGTAATATTTGGGTTACAAGTTGATAAAGCTTTACTAACGGCAATTGTAAGTTCTATAGGAGGGGTTACATCAGCTACTTTACTAGGAAAAACATTGGTATCGAATATACTTAAGTTTATACCAGGAGCTGGAACTATAGCAGGTGGAGCGATAAGTGGTTCTGTAGCGGCATTAACAACTACAGCATTAGGAATGGCATATATAAGTGTATTAGAATATATACTAAATGAGAATATGAAAGGTAATGAGGTTAATAATACTGAAATAGCTGAAAAAATGAAAGATGCATACAAAGATCAATTAGGAATGTTATCTAAGAAATAA
- a CDS encoding PTS ascorbate transporter subunit IIC yields MSSVLGFFNDFLTQPALLMGLMSFVGLVALKRPGHKIMSGTLKPILGYLMLGAGADFITANLNPLGEMIQAGFNINGIIPNNEAITSLAQTILGVETMSILIVGLLVNLIVARFTKFKYIFLTGHHSLFMACLLSAVLQTAGFNGVSLIAIGGIFLGVISAILPAIGQKYTLKVTDGDDIAMGHFGSLAYYISAWIGSKVGKPEDSTENIEIPEKWSFLRDTTISTALTMMVFYLIAAIAAGPEFVAELSDGTNMILFALMSAMKFAVGVTIVYSGVRMILGDLLPAFQGIAMKVIPNAIPAVDCAVFFTYAQTAVVIGFVSSFIGGIIGMLILGAVGGVLIIPGLVPHFFCGATAGIYGNSTGGKKGAIVGSFINGLLITFIPALLLPVLGNLGFQNTTFGDFDFGIVGILIGKLYEYLGSVGVIVLLVVLVGCVLVPNFMKTKTNVINNYYEDEESETI; encoded by the coding sequence ATGAGTAGTGTATTAGGCTTTTTCAATGACTTTTTAACTCAACCAGCTTTACTTATGGGATTAATGTCATTTGTAGGATTAGTAGCACTAAAAAGACCAGGACATAAAATTATGTCAGGAACATTAAAACCTATACTAGGGTACTTAATGTTAGGTGCAGGTGCTGATTTCATAACAGCAAATTTAAATCCACTAGGGGAAATGATACAGGCAGGATTTAATATAAACGGAATTATACCAAATAATGAGGCTATAACTTCTTTAGCACAAACTATATTAGGCGTAGAAACGATGTCTATCTTAATAGTTGGACTTTTAGTAAACTTAATAGTAGCAAGATTTACAAAGTTTAAGTATATATTCTTAACAGGTCATCATAGTTTATTTATGGCTTGTTTACTATCAGCAGTTTTACAAACAGCAGGATTCAATGGTGTATCATTAATAGCTATAGGAGGTATTTTCTTAGGAGTAATAAGTGCTATACTTCCAGCTATAGGGCAAAAATACACTCTTAAAGTTACTGATGGTGATGACATAGCAATGGGACACTTTGGTAGTTTAGCATACTACATATCTGCATGGATAGGCTCTAAAGTAGGTAAGCCAGAAGATAGTACTGAAAATATAGAAATACCAGAAAAATGGAGTTTCTTAAGAGATACAACTATATCAACAGCATTAACAATGATGGTATTTTACTTAATAGCAGCAATAGCAGCTGGACCAGAATTTGTAGCAGAGTTATCAGATGGAACAAATATGATATTATTTGCATTAATGAGTGCAATGAAGTTCGCAGTTGGAGTTACAATAGTATACTCTGGTGTTAGAATGATACTAGGTGATTTACTTCCAGCATTCCAAGGTATAGCAATGAAAGTAATACCAAATGCAATACCAGCCGTAGACTGTGCAGTATTCTTTACTTATGCTCAAACAGCAGTTGTTATAGGATTTGTATCAAGTTTTATAGGTGGAATAATAGGAATGTTAATACTAGGAGCTGTAGGTGGAGTTTTAATAATACCAGGATTAGTACCACACTTCTTCTGTGGTGCAACAGCAGGAATATACGGTAACTCAACAGGTGGTAAAAAAGGAGCAATAGTAGGATCATTTATAAATGGATTATTAATAACATTTATACCAGCATTATTACTTCCAGTACTAGGAAACTTAGGATTCCAAAATACAACATTTGGAGATTTTGACTTTGGTATAGTAGGTATCTTAATAGGAAAATTATATGAATACCTTGGTTCTGTAGGTGTAATAGTATTATTAGTAGTATTAGTTGGATGTGTTTTAGTTCCTAACTTTATGAAAACTAAGACTAATGTAATAAATAACTATTATGAAGACGAAGAAAGTGAAACTATATAA
- a CDS encoding JAB domain-containing protein, with the protein MFRYKELASSIEVVSIGTVNLSMVYPREIFKVAILTNSSEMICFHNHPMGNTDFSKEDSYN; encoded by the coding sequence ATGTTTAGATACAAAGAATTGGCCAGTAGCATAGAGGTTGTAAGTATAGGCACTGTAAATTTATCTATGGTATATCCAAGAGAAATATTTAAAGTAGCTATATTAACCAATTCATCTGAAATGATATGCTTTCACAATCACCCAATGGGTAATACTGACTTTAGCAAGGAAGATAGTTATAACTAA
- a CDS encoding DUF960 family protein: MFKKENRYMTKEIAENLPIEIAILLWNLIDDLTTEKDYLQLFEINPIGLGVVEIVHKQEVPEYEARIYIQNDKIKDKLKIYVIDNVEYRTMMFSNEY, translated from the coding sequence ATGTTTAAAAAAGAAAATAGGTATATGACAAAAGAGATAGCTGAAAATCTACCAATTGAAATAGCTATACTACTATGGAATTTAATAGATGACTTAACTACAGAAAAAGATTATCTACAACTATTTGAAATAAATCCTATAGGATTAGGAGTAGTTGAGATAGTTCATAAGCAAGAAGTACCTGAATATGAAGCTAGGATATATATACAGAATGATAAAATTAAAGATAAATTAAAAATATATGTTATAGATAATGTTGAATATAGAACAATGATGTTTTCAAATGAATATTAG
- a CDS encoding ABC transporter ATP-binding protein: protein MSVVIKLKNINKSYKGIKVLNNINLEINSGKIIGIIGANGSGKSVLFKTICGFIAPDTGDVYIRGLKLGDKIDFPEDVGIFINEPGYMSLFTGFMNLKFLADINKKIDINKIRSTMIKVGLDPDNDVKVKDYSLGMKQKLGIAQAIMEEQDILILDEPFNALDYKTYDDIKSIIKSLQDEGKTILLTSHNFNDIDQLCDDIYIINNGELSLATDEIIDKYRYKNRG from the coding sequence ATGAGCGTTGTAATAAAATTAAAAAATATAAATAAATCATATAAAGGGATTAAAGTTTTAAATAATATAAACCTTGAAATAAATTCTGGTAAAATTATTGGGATTATTGGAGCTAATGGTAGTGGTAAATCAGTACTATTTAAAACTATTTGTGGTTTTATAGCTCCAGATACTGGGGATGTATATATAAGGGGGTTAAAACTTGGAGATAAGATAGATTTTCCTGAAGATGTAGGGATTTTTATCAATGAACCTGGGTATATGAGTTTATTTACTGGATTTATGAATTTGAAATTTCTTGCTGATATAAATAAAAAAATTGATATAAATAAAATACGTAGTACTATGATAAAAGTAGGTCTGGATCCAGATAATGATGTAAAGGTGAAAGACTATTCTCTTGGAATGAAACAAAAATTAGGAATAGCTCAAGCTATAATGGAGGAACAAGATATATTAATCTTGGATGAACCATTTAATGCATTAGATTATAAGACATATGATGATATAAAAAGTATTATTAAATCTTTACAAGATGAAGGAAAGACTATATTATTGACGAGTCATAATTTTAATGATATTGATCAGCTTTGTGATGATATCTATATAATTAATAATGGAGAATTAAGTCTTGCAACAGATGAAATAATTGATAAGTATAGATATAAAAATAGAGGATAG